A window of Selenomonas ruminantium subsp. lactilytica TAM6421 contains these coding sequences:
- a CDS encoding ABC transporter ATP-binding protein, with amino-acid sequence MIKLSHVSKIYDGEYALQDINLEIRDGETLAVIGGSGSGKSTLLQLLVGLIRPDAGEIYISGQEISHISEKEMDKVRLNMGMVFQYSALFDSMTVGENVAFGLREHRNLPEAEIQRIVREKLALVGLPGVEEKLPGELSGGMKKRVSLARAIAIEPEIIFYDEPSSGLDPLTTAKIDELIVDMQKKLGVTSVVVTHDMASACRIADRIAMVYEGELIAVDTVERFQQIQDERVQAFFRTLHLQKDKKEELQA; translated from the coding sequence ATGATTAAACTTTCCCATGTAAGCAAAATCTATGATGGTGAATACGCTCTCCAGGATATCAATCTGGAGATCCGGGACGGGGAAACGCTGGCGGTGATCGGCGGTTCCGGTTCCGGCAAGAGTACCCTGCTGCAGCTGCTGGTGGGGCTGATCCGGCCCGATGCGGGTGAGATCTATATCAGCGGGCAGGAGATTTCTCATATTTCCGAGAAAGAAATGGATAAGGTGCGGCTGAACATGGGCATGGTCTTCCAGTATTCGGCGCTGTTTGACTCCATGACGGTAGGAGAGAATGTGGCCTTTGGGCTGCGGGAACACCGCAACCTGCCGGAGGCGGAGATCCAGCGTATTGTCAGGGAAAAGCTGGCGCTGGTAGGTCTGCCGGGGGTGGAAGAAAAGCTGCCCGGAGAACTGTCCGGCGGCATGAAGAAGCGCGTGAGCCTGGCCCGGGCCATTGCCATCGAGCCGGAAATCATCTTTTACGATGAGCCGAGTTCGGGGCTTGATCCCCTGACCACGGCGAAGATCGATGAGCTGATCGTGGATATGCAGAAGAAATTGGGGGTCACCTCGGTGGTGGTCACCCATGACATGGCCAGTGCCTGCCGCATTGCCGACAGGATTGCCATGGTTTACGAAGGGGAGCTGATCGCCGTGGATACGGTGGAGCGCTTCCAGCAGATACAGGATGAACGGGTGCAGGCCTTTTTCCGGACGCTGCATCTGCAGAAGGATAAAAAGGAGGAACTGCAAGCATGA